Proteins from one Algicella marina genomic window:
- a CDS encoding Flp family type IVb pilin, protein MLKSNLQKLKNVFLKEEDGAVTVDWVVLTAAIVGVSVLLMIFVRSGVNSAASSILEELTSAIGG, encoded by the coding sequence ATGCTGAAATCCAACCTGCAGAAACTGAAGAACGTTTTCCTGAAAGAAGAAGACGGCGCCGTGACGGTTGACTGGGTCGTGCTGACCGCCGCCATCGTCGGTGTTTCCGTTCTTCTCATGATCTTCGTTCGCTCCGGTGTTAACTCCGCCGCATCCAGCATCCTGGAAGAACTGACATCGGCCATCGGCGGCTGA